A region of the Puniceicoccaceae bacterium genome:
CAGTCTGAAGATATCCTGCAGGGATCACACCATGATTCTCATCGCAGGTCGCCAGTTTGTCACTGCCGAACGCATCGAGATGCTCTGCCTTGGCGTTGATCTTGACCAACCTGATGGTCTCAATTCCGAGCAACTGTTCGCATCCATTCAAGCCGCAAAGGGTCTTCCCGTCGTAGCGTGGGCTCCGGGAAAGTGGATGTTCAAACGCCGCCGCGTGGTGCAGGCCCTGCTCAATCATGCATCACCCCAACAAATCGCGCTCGGGGATACCTCACTACGCCCGAGATATTTCTCCGGTGGAACCGTCTTTTCCAAAGCACTGCGTAGTGGTTATGTGATTCTCCCCGGCTCTGATCCCCTTCCCTTTAGTGGTGAATCTACGAAAGTCGGTTCGTATTTTGGAATAACGGATCTCAATCCCGACACGCCTGCCGCCAGCCTGTGGGAACAATTCCACACCGGAACGCTGGTAGTACAACCCAGTCGGCGTCCCAACTCCATCCTGGGAGTCATGAACCGAATGATCGCACACACGCTCGCCAAACGATCTCAGAACTCCACTCAGTGAACTCCAAAAAAGAAGTCCTGTTTATCTGCTCCCAGCCGTTTTTCGAATGGAGAGGATCTCCCATCCGAGTCGGGTTTGACCTGATGGCTCTTACCCGGGCCGGGTGGTTGGTTCGCTTTCTCACAATTCCTCATGGCAAGACCCGTGAAATAGAAAACGTGAGCATCCTACGATGCATTCCTTTGCCCGGAGTGAGAGAGCACTACGCCATTGGGCCGTCCATCGCAAAATTCATCTACGACCTGATTCATCTCTGCTACGGAATTCACCTGCTATCGAAGCATTCAGATCTGAAAGTTATTCATGCAGTCGAAGATTCCTGTCTGCCCGGTTATCTTCTCGCTAGCACTTTTGGTTTGCCACTTGTTTTTGAAAAACACTCCGACCCCGGTTCCTACAAGCAATCAGGAAAATTCTTCAAGAACCTTATCCTGAGTGCCTACCAACAATGGGAGCAGATTGTCATTCGCAAGGCCCACTCGATCATCGGAACCGGTGATGAGCTGGTTCAGCAAGTTCATGAAGTTGCCCCCGAAGCAGATGCATGGATTATTCCGGATATTCCGTCATCCCTCAGCATTCCAGATCCGGCCACCATTTCAACTTTGCGGGATTCTCTCGCTCACCAAGGACAGATTCTTGCAACTTATGTCGGTTCATTTGCGGTCTACCAAGGCATCGATTTACTCTTTGATGCAATGAGCCTGGCTCTGAAAGGTGACCCCAATCTGGTATTGATCATCATCGGAGGGAAGGAGCATGAAATTCAGGAACGAACCCAACAAATGCAGAAACAGGGAGTCTCAGATCGCGTTAAGTTTTTGGGATTTGTTCACCCCGATGAACTGCCCGCTTACCTTGCAGCATCAGACCTGCTGCTATCACCACGAATCTCTGGTCGAAATTCTCCACTGAAAGTTCTTGATTACTTAAAAGCGGAACGATGCATCATCGC
Encoded here:
- a CDS encoding glycosyltransferase translates to MSILRCIPLPGVREHYAIGPSIAKFIYDLIHLCYGIHLLSKHSDLKVIHAVEDSCLPGYLLASTFGLPLVFEKHSDPGSYKQSGKFFKNLILSAYQQWEQIVIRKAHSIIGTGDELVQQVHEVAPEADAWIIPDIPSSLSIPDPATISTLRDSLAHQGQILATYVGSFAVYQGIDLLFDAMSLALKGDPNLVLIIIGGKEHEIQERTQQMQKQGVSDRVKFLGFVHPDELPAYLAASDLLLSPRISGRNSPLKVLDYLKAERCIIATDNAANRQILNEDVALLSSPDSASFAKSILQASGDETLRNRLARNAKSLLQSRYHFDYFESQIASLYNRINHAAGRSPIV